The following proteins are encoded in a genomic region of Arthrobacter jiangjiafuii:
- a CDS encoding PRC-barrel domain-containing protein — MADEFVIHELQGSNVWAKDGERLGVVGEVHLDRATGEPEWITVALGLFETRQHFVPLAGARRDEDDIYVNYSRQAVDDSPHLDPDGALTAEEEVQLTDYYRQF; from the coding sequence ATGGCGGATGAATTTGTGATTCATGAACTTCAGGGCTCCAACGTCTGGGCGAAGGACGGGGAGCGGCTGGGTGTGGTCGGGGAGGTGCATCTTGACCGCGCCACCGGGGAGCCGGAGTGGATTACCGTAGCCCTGGGCCTCTTCGAGACCCGGCAGCATTTTGTCCCGCTGGCCGGGGCCCGGCGGGACGAGGACGACATCTATGTGAACTACAGCCGGCAGGCAGTGGATGACTCGCCGCACCTGGACCCCGACGGCGCCCTTACCGCCGAGGAGGAAGTCCAGCTGACAGACTATTACCGGCAGTTCTGA
- a CDS encoding glutathione S-transferase family protein: MTERTMTGQEAGSDFSTRGAYVTGGTEFTRDTNYIETRITRDGRDGYPVEPGRYRLIAARACPWANRAIIVRRLLGLEDAISLGTPGPTHDSRSWTFDLDPDGRDPVLGIERLQEAFFRRDPGYSRGITVPAIVDIPSGAVVTNNFPQITEDFSTEWTQFHREGAPDLLPAEHLEELRAVNKRIFTEVNNGVYRCGFAGSQDAYDAAYDRLWTAMDWLEDRLSRQRYLVGDTITEADVRLFTTLVRFDPVYHGHFKCNRNKLTEMPNLWGYARDLFQTPGFGDTVDFEQIKAHYYVVHEDINPTGIIPKGPDVSGWLSAHGREELGGTPFGTGTAPGPVRAGEEVEPGHGAG, encoded by the coding sequence ATGACTGAGCGCACCATGACAGGTCAGGAAGCCGGCTCCGACTTCAGCACACGCGGAGCGTATGTCACCGGCGGGACCGAATTCACCCGGGACACCAACTACATTGAAACGCGCATCACCCGTGACGGCCGCGACGGCTATCCGGTAGAGCCCGGCAGGTACCGGCTGATCGCGGCCCGGGCCTGCCCCTGGGCCAACCGCGCCATCATTGTCCGGCGGCTGCTGGGTCTCGAGGATGCCATCTCCCTGGGCACTCCCGGGCCGACCCATGACTCCCGGTCCTGGACCTTCGACCTGGATCCGGACGGCAGGGACCCGGTCCTGGGCATCGAACGGCTGCAGGAGGCCTTCTTCCGGCGGGACCCCGGCTACAGCCGCGGCATCACCGTGCCGGCAATCGTTGACATCCCCAGCGGCGCGGTGGTCACCAACAACTTCCCGCAGATCACCGAGGACTTTTCCACCGAGTGGACGCAGTTCCACCGTGAGGGCGCCCCGGACCTGCTGCCCGCTGAGCACCTGGAGGAGCTCCGCGCCGTCAACAAGCGGATCTTTACCGAGGTCAACAACGGTGTATACCGCTGCGGGTTCGCCGGCTCACAGGACGCCTACGACGCGGCCTATGACCGGCTGTGGACCGCCATGGACTGGCTGGAGGACCGGCTTTCCCGCCAGCGCTACCTGGTGGGAGACACGATCACCGAGGCCGACGTGCGGCTCTTCACCACACTGGTGCGGTTTGACCCGGTCTACCACGGCCACTTCAAGTGCAACCGGAACAAGCTCACGGAAATGCCCAACCTCTGGGGCTACGCACGGGACCTGTTCCAGACGCCCGGCTTCGGCGACACCGTCGATTTCGAGCAGATCAAGGCCCATTATTACGTGGTCCATGAGGACATCAATCCCACCGGAATCATCCCCAAGGGGCCGGACGTTTCCGGCTGGCTGTCCGCGCACGGCCGCGAGGAACTCGGCGGTACGCCGTTCGGCACCGGAACCGCTCCAGGGCCGGTCCGTGCCGGCGAGGAAGTGGAGCCGGGACACGGCGCAGGCTAA
- a CDS encoding NAD(P)/FAD-dependent oxidoreductase, which produces MTSASDADSTCYDAVIIGGGIAGLTAATVLGRARRRVAVIDAGHPRNAPAGHVHGFPSRDGVTPAELLRLCRQDLEQYDVDLLSGQATHVGEGGPESGDGGRSVVLADGRVLQGRQVVIAAGLRDVLPDVAGAAECWGKSLLQCPYCHGWEIAGQPLAVLGTAESSAHHALLVSTFSPDVTLILDDKVELPAEDARSLAAMGVTVVPGTAAELRVTDGELSAVVLSDGRSVPCRAVFCEPEATVDPALAGTPGCRLTADGCIETDAEGRTGADRVWAVGNVTDPSSQVVAAAGDAYRLAVALNAALLEEDIAAALSSAPTVSAGEPAAATL; this is translated from the coding sequence ATGACTTCTGCTTCTGACGCCGATTCCACCTGCTATGACGCCGTTATTATCGGCGGTGGAATAGCCGGGCTCACGGCCGCAACCGTGCTCGGACGGGCCCGGCGCCGGGTGGCTGTCATCGACGCGGGCCACCCGCGCAACGCCCCCGCCGGCCATGTCCACGGATTTCCCTCCCGCGACGGCGTTACGCCCGCTGAACTGCTGCGGCTGTGCCGGCAGGACCTTGAGCAATACGACGTCGACCTGCTCAGCGGGCAGGCCACGCACGTGGGTGAGGGCGGCCCGGAAAGCGGAGACGGCGGCCGGAGCGTGGTCCTGGCCGACGGCCGGGTGCTGCAGGGACGGCAGGTGGTGATCGCCGCCGGCCTTCGGGACGTGCTGCCCGACGTCGCCGGTGCCGCTGAGTGCTGGGGCAAGAGCCTGCTGCAGTGCCCTTACTGCCACGGCTGGGAGATTGCGGGTCAGCCGCTTGCTGTCCTGGGCACGGCGGAGAGCTCAGCGCACCATGCACTCCTGGTGAGCACGTTTTCCCCGGACGTCACGCTGATCCTGGATGACAAGGTGGAGCTGCCGGCCGAGGATGCCCGCTCCCTGGCGGCCATGGGTGTGACAGTGGTGCCCGGCACGGCAGCGGAACTTCGGGTCACCGACGGGGAATTGTCCGCAGTGGTGCTGTCCGACGGCCGCAGCGTGCCGTGCCGGGCGGTGTTCTGCGAGCCCGAAGCCACCGTGGACCCGGCACTGGCAGGCACCCCGGGATGCCGCCTGACCGCGGACGGCTGCATCGAAACCGACGCCGAGGGCCGCACCGGAGCAGACCGCGTCTGGGCGGTCGGTAACGTCACCGACCCCTCGAGCCAGGTAGTGGCGGCGGCCGGTGACGCCTACCGCCTGGCCGTCGCCCTGAACGCTGCCCTGCTGGAGGAGGACATCGCGGCAGCCCTCAGCTCAGCCCCCACGGTCAGCGCCGGGGAGCCAGCAGCGGCGACCCTTTAA
- a CDS encoding YhjD/YihY/BrkB family envelope integrity protein translates to MAQQDSGGRAQTAPDPEHASKPDTPAQVTKPSWKYILRKTLREFGKDQCTDLAAALTYYTVLAMFPALLALVSILGLIGQAESTTNTMLDFLEEFAPASAVDVLKDPITQLTTSGAAGLALIIGIAGALWSASGYVKAFGRSMNRIYEVEEGRPAWKLLPAQLLVTLVLILLVAALLIMLVVSGPIAETLGNFIGLGPEALIIWNIAKWPVMVIFAVLVIAILYYTTPNVKQPKFRWMSMGGFIALVILAIATLGFSFYVSRFGNYNATYGAIGGVIVLLLWLWLANLSLLFGAEFDAEVERGRELQAGIQAEESVQLPPRDTRQTEKRQEQLEEDIEEGRKLRQQHAGKDYDDDLK, encoded by the coding sequence ATGGCGCAGCAGGACAGTGGGGGACGGGCCCAGACGGCTCCGGACCCGGAGCACGCGAGCAAGCCGGACACTCCGGCCCAGGTGACCAAGCCCAGCTGGAAGTACATCCTGCGCAAGACCCTCCGGGAGTTCGGCAAAGACCAGTGCACCGACCTGGCCGCGGCGCTGACGTATTACACCGTGCTGGCAATGTTCCCGGCACTGCTGGCCTTGGTCTCCATCCTCGGCCTGATCGGCCAGGCGGAAAGCACCACCAACACCATGCTGGATTTCCTTGAGGAGTTCGCCCCGGCCAGCGCCGTCGACGTGCTCAAGGATCCGATCACCCAGCTGACCACCTCCGGCGCCGCCGGACTTGCGCTGATCATCGGTATCGCCGGCGCCCTGTGGTCGGCGTCGGGCTACGTGAAGGCCTTCGGCCGGTCAATGAACCGGATCTACGAGGTGGAGGAAGGCCGTCCGGCCTGGAAGCTCCTGCCCGCCCAGCTGCTGGTGACCCTGGTGCTGATCCTGCTCGTGGCGGCGCTGCTCATCATGCTGGTGGTCAGCGGCCCCATCGCCGAGACGCTGGGTAACTTCATCGGCCTCGGCCCCGAAGCCCTCATCATCTGGAACATCGCCAAATGGCCGGTGATGGTGATCTTCGCCGTGCTCGTCATCGCGATCCTCTACTACACCACCCCCAACGTGAAGCAGCCCAAGTTCCGCTGGATGAGCATGGGCGGCTTCATTGCCCTGGTGATCCTCGCCATCGCCACCCTGGGCTTCAGTTTCTACGTGTCCAGATTTGGCAACTACAACGCCACGTACGGCGCCATCGGTGGCGTGATCGTGCTGCTGCTGTGGCTGTGGCTGGCCAACCTGTCGCTGCTGTTCGGTGCCGAGTTCGACGCCGAAGTGGAACGCGGGCGCGAGCTGCAGGCCGGAATCCAGGCCGAGGAAAGCGTCCAGCTGCCTCCGCGCGATACCCGCCAGACGGAAAAACGCCAGGAGCAGCTCGAAGAAGACATTGAGGAGGGCCGGAAACTGCGCCAGCAGCACGCCGGCAAGGATTACGACGACGACCTCAAGTAG
- a CDS encoding MarR family winged helix-turn-helix transcriptional regulator, whose translation MQNEGEWEAVRLLSTAARLVRREVDNRLRELGLTQERVTVLRVLAGDGPMKRAELARRLRVTAQTLGTSLVTMTRQGLVGELPPAAEGGARRVVDISEHGRRMLGRADEIEQVGFSADIRPELRRELVSLIHDLEVHRAGASASL comes from the coding sequence ATGCAGAACGAGGGGGAATGGGAAGCCGTCCGACTGCTTTCAACTGCAGCCCGATTGGTGCGGCGGGAAGTTGATAACCGTTTGCGGGAGCTGGGCCTGACCCAGGAACGTGTGACAGTGCTGCGGGTCCTGGCCGGTGACGGGCCGATGAAGCGGGCGGAGCTGGCCCGCAGGCTGCGGGTGACGGCACAAACGCTGGGAACCTCGCTGGTAACCATGACCCGGCAGGGACTTGTGGGCGAGCTGCCTCCGGCGGCGGAGGGCGGCGCCCGCCGGGTGGTGGACATCTCCGAGCATGGCCGCCGGATGCTGGGGCGGGCCGACGAGATTGAGCAGGTCGGATTCAGCGCAGACATCCGCCCAGAGCTCCGCCGGGAACTGGTCTCCCTGATCCACGACCTTGAGGTCCACCGGGCCGGAGCCTCTGCATCGCTGTAG
- a CDS encoding mechanosensitive ion channel family protein has translation MEDLLAMASGLKPVFAVLLAVAAALLLARAVRESTAKIFRRVPRIREVITLGRNPLRLVLSLIGVRIALGATASGFDWFKPVSYVLTLALIASLCWLGVVVLLIVEVMLLSKYKTDTKDNRRMRRLKTQVMLGRRVGVAVIITIAVACVLLTIPEVRALGAGILASAGLISIVAGLAVQSTLTNVFAGMQLAFTDAIRVDDVVVVETQWGTIEEITMTYVVVHLWDDRRLILPSTYFTTTPFENWTRKQSAILGTVELDLDWGAPVGDLRAHLKETLAGTELWDGRTGVLQITDAVNSLVRVRILVSAADSGALFDLRCLVREAMVTYLQEWHPGALPRQRWAQVQEDGPKVHSGPRSIPGGDPQDTSTSQFFTGSIEAVDRRHSFAGPGKEVYEEREENSPED, from the coding sequence ATGGAAGATCTGTTAGCCATGGCCTCAGGCCTGAAACCCGTGTTCGCCGTCCTTCTAGCCGTGGCGGCGGCACTGCTGCTGGCGCGGGCCGTCCGTGAAAGCACAGCCAAGATCTTCCGGCGGGTGCCGCGGATCCGTGAGGTGATCACGCTGGGACGGAACCCCCTGCGGCTGGTGCTGTCCCTGATCGGTGTGCGGATTGCCCTGGGGGCCACAGCTTCCGGCTTCGACTGGTTTAAACCGGTCAGTTACGTCCTCACCCTGGCCCTGATCGCTTCGCTGTGCTGGCTGGGCGTCGTCGTCCTGCTCATCGTCGAAGTGATGCTGCTCAGCAAGTACAAGACGGACACCAAGGACAACCGCCGGATGCGCCGGCTCAAGACGCAGGTGATGCTGGGCCGGCGGGTCGGGGTGGCCGTCATCATCACGATTGCCGTGGCCTGCGTGCTGCTCACCATTCCGGAGGTCCGGGCCCTCGGCGCTGGTATCCTCGCCTCGGCCGGTTTGATCTCCATCGTCGCCGGTCTGGCGGTGCAGAGCACCCTGACCAATGTTTTTGCCGGGATGCAGCTGGCCTTCACCGACGCCATCCGCGTGGACGACGTTGTTGTCGTGGAAACCCAGTGGGGCACCATCGAGGAAATCACCATGACGTATGTGGTGGTGCACCTCTGGGATGACCGGCGGCTGATCCTGCCCTCCACCTACTTCACCACCACCCCGTTCGAGAACTGGACCCGCAAGCAGTCCGCCATCCTGGGCACCGTCGAACTGGACCTGGACTGGGGCGCCCCGGTCGGGGACCTGCGCGCCCACCTTAAGGAAACCCTGGCCGGCACCGAGCTCTGGGACGGCCGCACCGGCGTCCTGCAGATCACCGATGCCGTCAACAGCCTGGTGCGCGTGCGCATCCTCGTCAGTGCCGCGGACAGCGGCGCACTGTTTGACCTGCGCTGCCTGGTCCGCGAGGCGATGGTGACCTATCTGCAGGAATGGCACCCCGGAGCCCTGCCCCGGCAGCGCTGGGCCCAGGTCCAGGAGGACGGGCCGAAGGTCCACAGCGGCCCGCGGTCGATCCCCGGCGGCGACCCCCAGGACACCAGCACCTCCCAGTTCTTCACCGGCTCCATCGAGGCCGTGGACCGCAGGCATTCCTTCGCCGGGCCGGGTAAAGAGGTCTACGAAGAGCGTGAGGAAAACTCCCCCGAGGACTAG
- a CDS encoding iron-siderophore ABC transporter substrate-binding protein, with translation MALSRMRRVAAVAAAAVLSLSACSTGATGEEGGNSSASEASDSFPVTIEHVYGETTIESAPERVATIAWSNAETALALGVVPVGMPIIGYGGNEQGTIPWIDEALEELDAPIGSENAPAQYSETDGIAFDDVAATNPDVILAAYSGLSQEDYDKLSKIAPVVAYPDAPWGTSWQDTATMIGKALGMSSEADKLVADTEQSIKDAAAEHPELEGKTFIYGNLAKGASSVYTALDNRPKFLTELGMVQAPIVDENTPEDTFYIPWADEDANQLDSDVFVTWVADDEAAASIASDPLLSQIPAVKNGGLVADSNAERVFSVSGINVLSVPYALENVVPMIAEAAAASDSAK, from the coding sequence ATGGCCCTGTCTCGGATGCGCCGCGTTGCGGCCGTTGCCGCCGCTGCCGTTCTGTCCCTTTCCGCCTGCTCGACCGGGGCCACCGGCGAGGAAGGCGGCAACAGCTCCGCTTCTGAAGCCAGCGACTCCTTCCCGGTAACCATCGAGCACGTCTACGGTGAAACCACTATCGAGTCAGCCCCGGAGCGCGTAGCAACCATCGCCTGGTCCAACGCTGAAACGGCCCTGGCCCTGGGCGTGGTGCCGGTCGGTATGCCGATCATCGGCTACGGCGGCAATGAGCAGGGCACCATCCCCTGGATCGACGAGGCACTGGAAGAGCTGGATGCCCCGATCGGATCCGAGAACGCCCCGGCCCAGTACTCCGAGACAGACGGCATTGCGTTCGACGACGTTGCCGCCACCAACCCGGACGTCATCCTGGCCGCGTACTCCGGCCTCTCCCAGGAGGACTACGACAAGCTCTCCAAGATTGCCCCCGTTGTCGCCTACCCGGACGCACCCTGGGGCACCTCCTGGCAGGACACCGCCACGATGATCGGCAAGGCCCTGGGCATGAGCAGCGAGGCAGACAAGCTGGTCGCCGACACGGAACAGTCGATCAAGGACGCCGCTGCCGAGCACCCGGAGCTTGAGGGCAAGACCTTCATCTACGGCAACCTGGCCAAGGGTGCTTCCTCCGTCTACACCGCCCTGGACAACCGCCCCAAGTTCCTCACCGAACTGGGAATGGTGCAGGCGCCGATCGTGGATGAAAACACCCCCGAGGACACCTTCTACATTCCCTGGGCCGATGAAGATGCCAACCAGCTGGACTCCGATGTGTTCGTGACCTGGGTGGCGGACGACGAAGCAGCCGCCTCGATCGCTTCCGACCCGCTGCTGAGCCAGATCCCCGCCGTCAAAAACGGCGGCCTGGTTGCCGATTCCAACGCCGAACGGGTCTTCTCCGTCTCCGGCATCAACGTCCTGAGCGTGCCCTACGCCCTGGAAAACGTTGTACCGATGATCGCCGAGGCAGCAGCGGCTTCCGACTCAGCGAAGTAG
- a CDS encoding bifunctional 3-phenylpropionate/cinnamic acid dioxygenase ferredoxin subunit, which yields MSEGIRVAAVDDIDEGTALKVDADVAGTDDDIAVFHSDNGSFYALNDTCTHEEASLAEGWIEDNEVECPIHSARFCLRTGEALCLPAIVGTKTHRVEVRDGDVYLYPGEAPAAS from the coding sequence ATGAGTGAAGGCATTCGGGTTGCCGCTGTGGACGACATCGATGAAGGCACTGCCCTCAAAGTAGACGCCGACGTGGCGGGTACCGACGATGACATTGCGGTGTTCCATAGCGACAACGGCAGCTTCTATGCGCTGAATGACACCTGCACCCACGAGGAAGCGTCCCTGGCAGAGGGGTGGATCGAGGACAACGAGGTGGAATGCCCCATCCACTCCGCCCGTTTCTGCCTGCGCACCGGCGAGGCCCTGTGCCTGCCGGCAATCGTGGGAACCAAAACGCACCGGGTCGAGGTCCGCGACGGCGACGTTTACCTGTATCCGGGCGAGGCGCCCGCAGCATCCTGA
- a CDS encoding TetR/AcrR family transcriptional regulator, which yields MDDQRDWRDYGTTPLPPVLGAALACFVEQGYHGTTIREVAARAGLSVPGIYHHYPSKHALLSGIAERAMADLFSRSRQALDQAGAGIEERFAALIRCLVLFHAHRSDQAFIAASEIRSLDGQARARHIAARDRQQLLLTEIVNDGVAAGIFTTPFPAEATRAVLTMCTSVAQWYRRDGGLPPEELADRYLVITRAALGG from the coding sequence GTGGACGATCAGAGGGACTGGCGCGATTACGGCACCACGCCGCTGCCTCCGGTGCTGGGTGCGGCCCTGGCCTGCTTCGTGGAGCAGGGGTACCACGGCACCACCATCCGGGAGGTGGCAGCCCGCGCCGGACTGTCCGTTCCGGGGATCTACCACCACTATCCGTCCAAGCACGCCTTGTTATCGGGCATCGCGGAGCGGGCCATGGCTGACCTGTTCTCCCGCAGCCGGCAGGCGCTGGACCAGGCCGGCGCGGGTATAGAGGAGCGCTTCGCCGCCCTGATCCGCTGCCTGGTCCTGTTCCACGCCCACCGGAGCGACCAGGCCTTCATTGCCGCGTCCGAAATCCGCAGCCTTGACGGGCAGGCCCGCGCCAGGCACATCGCCGCCCGCGACCGCCAGCAGCTGCTGCTGACGGAAATCGTGAACGACGGCGTGGCCGCCGGCATCTTCACCACGCCGTTTCCGGCCGAAGCCACCCGGGCGGTTCTCACCATGTGCACCTCGGTGGCGCAGTGGTACCGACGCGACGGCGGCCTGCCGCCCGAAGAGCTGGCCGACCGCTACCTGGTCATCACCCGGGCGGCCCTGGGCGGCTGA
- a CDS encoding NAD-dependent epimerase/dehydratase family protein, protein MRVAVIGATGNVGTALLRRLDRARTERPDGLEIVGIARRVPEPGSPPYDGVQWHSIDITTGDGRERLTEALQGADAVVHLVWALQPNRDEAQLHRVNVHGTENALAAAAAAGVRQFVCASSVGAYSPAPKDRLTDESWPARGIASSHYSRQKGEQEALLDGFEREYPEIPVARLRQGLSFSSEVGTEIGNYFLGPLVPKFILNKLRLPLLPLPKEFSFQVVHADDLADAYWRVLDQRAEGAFNIAADPVITPELLGGVLGARRILNIPVKLVRAVVGLTWAAHLQRSDPGWIDMAAGSPLMDTSRARNLLGWQPRWTSVEALRYVLDGMAGGDGVKGSPLLAPRR, encoded by the coding sequence ATGCGAGTAGCTGTAATCGGAGCAACCGGAAATGTCGGCACCGCGCTGTTGCGCCGGCTTGACCGGGCCAGGACCGAGCGTCCGGACGGCCTGGAGATTGTGGGCATCGCCCGGCGGGTGCCCGAACCCGGCTCTCCGCCGTACGACGGCGTCCAATGGCACAGCATCGATATCACCACCGGTGATGGCCGGGAACGGCTGACGGAGGCACTTCAGGGGGCCGACGCCGTCGTGCACCTGGTGTGGGCGCTCCAACCCAACCGCGACGAAGCGCAGCTGCACCGCGTCAATGTGCACGGGACCGAAAACGCCCTCGCCGCAGCGGCTGCCGCCGGGGTCCGCCAGTTTGTCTGTGCCTCTTCGGTCGGTGCCTACAGCCCCGCCCCGAAAGACCGGCTCACTGATGAGTCCTGGCCGGCACGCGGCATTGCCAGCTCGCATTACAGCCGCCAAAAGGGCGAGCAGGAAGCGCTGCTGGACGGCTTTGAGCGCGAATATCCGGAGATTCCGGTGGCCAGGCTGCGGCAGGGGCTGTCGTTCTCCTCCGAGGTGGGCACCGAGATCGGCAACTACTTCCTGGGCCCGCTGGTGCCCAAGTTCATCCTGAACAAGCTGCGCCTGCCGCTGCTTCCGCTGCCGAAGGAATTCTCCTTCCAGGTTGTCCACGCCGATGACCTTGCCGATGCGTACTGGCGGGTGCTGGACCAGCGCGCCGAGGGGGCCTTCAACATTGCAGCCGATCCGGTGATCACTCCTGAGCTGCTGGGCGGAGTGCTGGGCGCCCGGCGCATCCTCAACATCCCGGTGAAGCTGGTGCGCGCCGTCGTCGGCCTGACCTGGGCAGCGCACCTGCAGCGGTCCGACCCCGGCTGGATCGACATGGCAGCGGGGTCGCCTCTGATGGACACCTCGCGGGCGCGGAACCTGCTGGGCTGGCAGCCCCGCTGGACCTCGGTCGAAGCGCTGCGCTACGTGCTGGACGGCATGGCCGGGGGCGACGGCGTTAAAGGGTCGCCGCTGCTGGCTCCCCGGCGCTGA
- a CDS encoding acyl-CoA dehydrogenase family protein — MSTKDLQQAADSAENDGAREVREREVTASDARALAEASRIAEDQRPSFAKGIYMGSYNLDLIRPHQRDPEEDIRARGFLDQLTAYCATLDGELIERTGAIPDEYLRGLAELGVFGMKIPRKYSGLGLSLLSYGRALMVLSSVHPSLGALTSAHLSIGVPEPVKVFGTEEQKEEYLPRCAGGAISAFLLTEPDVGSDPARMRATAVPSEDGSEYVLDGVKLWTTNGVIAELVVVMAAVPPHGTEKGGVSAFVVEMDIPGITVENRNNFMGLRGIENGVTRLRGVRVPSANRLGREGQGLKIALTTLNTGRLSIPAMCAASGKWSLKIARGWTGAREQWGRPIWQHEAVGKKVAFIAATAFAVESVFELSAEMADAGTKDIRIEAALAKLWASEMAFRIGDELVQIRGGRGFETASSLAARGERAVAAEQQLRDLRINRVFEGSTEIMHLLIARDAVDAHLKAAGDLAVAGSSLSSKVQSAVKASGFYGRWLPTLAAGRGSVPTAYAEFGPLSGHLRYADRASRRLARSTFYGMARWQAGLEHHQVFLGRIVDIGAELFAMSAVCMRAETMRGKDPQEGAAAYELAGAFCAQSRVRIDTLFDDLWRNSDAEDRRLAKGVLGDRYTWLEAGVLDQSEGTGPWISETANGTVAGENLHRRYR, encoded by the coding sequence ATGAGCACCAAGGACCTGCAGCAGGCCGCCGACAGCGCGGAGAACGACGGCGCCAGGGAGGTACGGGAGCGGGAAGTCACCGCCTCCGACGCCAGGGCACTGGCCGAAGCTTCCCGCATCGCCGAGGACCAAAGGCCCAGCTTTGCCAAGGGAATCTACATGGGCAGCTACAACCTGGATCTCATCCGCCCCCATCAGCGCGACCCTGAAGAGGACATCCGGGCCCGTGGCTTCCTGGACCAGCTCACCGCATACTGCGCCACCTTGGACGGGGAACTGATCGAGCGCACCGGCGCCATTCCCGATGAATACCTCCGGGGCCTGGCGGAGCTGGGGGTCTTCGGCATGAAGATCCCCCGGAAGTACTCCGGACTGGGGCTGTCACTGCTCTCCTACGGCCGGGCCCTGATGGTGCTGAGTTCAGTGCATCCCAGCCTGGGCGCACTGACCTCGGCGCACCTGTCCATCGGCGTTCCGGAGCCGGTGAAGGTGTTCGGCACCGAGGAGCAGAAGGAAGAGTATCTGCCGCGCTGCGCGGGCGGGGCCATCTCCGCCTTCCTGCTGACCGAGCCCGACGTCGGCTCCGATCCGGCGCGCATGCGCGCCACTGCGGTTCCCTCAGAAGACGGCAGCGAGTATGTCCTGGATGGCGTGAAGCTCTGGACCACCAACGGAGTGATCGCCGAGCTGGTGGTGGTGATGGCCGCGGTCCCGCCGCACGGCACCGAAAAGGGCGGTGTCAGCGCCTTCGTGGTCGAGATGGATATTCCGGGGATCACGGTGGAGAACCGGAACAACTTTATGGGCCTGCGCGGCATTGAAAACGGTGTCACCCGTCTGCGCGGAGTCCGCGTGCCGTCCGCGAACCGATTGGGCCGGGAGGGCCAGGGCCTGAAGATCGCCCTGACCACCCTCAACACCGGGCGGCTGTCCATCCCGGCGATGTGTGCGGCGTCCGGCAAATGGTCGCTGAAGATCGCCCGCGGCTGGACCGGTGCCCGGGAGCAGTGGGGCCGGCCGATCTGGCAGCACGAGGCAGTGGGGAAGAAGGTGGCCTTCATTGCCGCCACAGCGTTCGCCGTGGAATCAGTCTTTGAACTGTCCGCGGAAATGGCCGACGCCGGCACCAAGGACATCCGGATCGAGGCAGCGCTCGCCAAGCTGTGGGCCTCCGAAATGGCCTTCCGGATCGGCGATGAACTGGTGCAGATCCGCGGCGGGCGGGGATTTGAAACGGCATCCTCGCTGGCGGCCCGCGGTGAACGCGCCGTGGCGGCCGAGCAGCAGCTGCGGGATCTGCGCATCAACCGCGTGTTCGAGGGATCCACGGAGATCATGCATCTGCTGATTGCCCGTGATGCCGTGGACGCGCACCTGAAGGCGGCCGGGGACCTGGCGGTGGCGGGTTCGTCGCTGAGCAGTAAGGTCCAGTCGGCAGTGAAGGCCAGCGGCTTTTACGGCAGGTGGCTCCCCACTCTGGCGGCGGGCCGGGGTTCGGTTCCCACCGCGTATGCGGAGTTCGGCCCACTGTCCGGCCACCTGCGCTACGCGGACCGTGCCTCGCGCCGGCTGGCCCGCTCCACGTTTTACGGGATGGCGCGCTGGCAGGCCGGGCTGGAGCACCATCAGGTGTTCCTGGGCCGGATCGTGGACATCGGTGCGGAGCTGTTCGCCATGTCGGCGGTGTGCATGCGTGCCGAAACCATGCGGGGCAAGGATCCGCAGGAAGGCGCCGCGGCCTATGAGCTGGCGGGAGCCTTCTGCGCCCAGTCCCGGGTGCGGATCGACACGCTGTTCGATGACCTGTGGCGCAATTCCGATGCCGAGGACCGCAGGCTCGCCAAGGGCGTGCTCGGCGACCGCTACACCTGGCTGGAAGCCGGGGTCCTGGACCAGTCCGAAGGCACCGGGCCCTGGATTTCAGAGACAGCGAACGGAACTGTCGCAGGTGAAAACCTGCACCGCCGCTACCGGTAG